A region of Nostoc sp. 'Peltigera membranacea cyanobiont' N6 DNA encodes the following proteins:
- a CDS encoding glycosyltransferase family 4 protein, whose amino-acid sequence MASHGSRVLIIVENLPLPFDRRVWMEATTLIKAGYEVSVICPKGKGFEQEYEVIDGVHIYRHDMPPDISSVSGYLREYATAVFWEFRLAHRVWQERGFDIVHICNPPDLLFLVAGWFKFFKGVRVIFDHHDINLEMYEAKYGRRDIFYYGLSLVERLTFATADVVISTNESYLSVALTRGGKSPEDVFVVRSGPDLSRFQPVPPNPDYRKGRKYLVGYVGVMGEPEGIDYLLQSVRYIVYEKKCQDIHFMLIGSGPMFEKLQALSEELGVKEFVEFTGRIPDNELLARLSSCDICANPDKKMPYNDRSTMNKIMEYMAMGKPIVQFDLLEGRRSAEGASVYAKGNDVVDFAENILELLEDTERRQKMGELGRQRMEDKLEWRHQVPKLLEAYEKAWQHK is encoded by the coding sequence ATGGCATCGCATGGTAGTAGGGTACTGATTATTGTCGAGAACCTCCCACTTCCCTTTGACAGACGTGTATGGATGGAAGCCACCACCTTAATAAAAGCTGGGTATGAAGTTTCGGTGATTTGTCCTAAAGGTAAAGGCTTTGAACAAGAATACGAGGTAATCGATGGCGTTCATATTTATCGCCACGACATGCCACCGGATATCAGTTCGGTTTCAGGATATTTACGGGAGTATGCTACAGCCGTTTTTTGGGAGTTTCGCCTTGCTCATCGGGTATGGCAAGAGCGGGGTTTTGATATTGTCCACATTTGCAATCCTCCAGATTTACTGTTTTTGGTGGCAGGATGGTTCAAGTTTTTCAAGGGTGTGAGAGTCATATTTGACCACCATGATATTAATCTGGAGATGTACGAAGCTAAGTATGGAAGGCGAGACATTTTTTATTATGGACTCTCATTAGTTGAGCGATTGACCTTTGCCACAGCAGATGTAGTTATCTCAACGAATGAATCTTACCTCTCAGTTGCACTTACCCGTGGAGGTAAGAGTCCAGAGGATGTGTTTGTTGTTCGTAGTGGGCCTGACCTTTCCCGTTTTCAACCTGTACCACCCAACCCAGACTACCGTAAAGGTCGAAAGTATCTGGTCGGCTATGTTGGTGTTATGGGAGAACCAGAGGGAATCGATTATCTGCTGCAATCGGTACGCTACATTGTCTATGAAAAGAAATGCCAGGATATTCACTTTATGCTCATCGGTAGTGGACCGATGTTTGAGAAGCTTCAGGCACTATCTGAAGAGTTAGGAGTTAAGGAGTTTGTAGAATTTACCGGGCGTATTCCTGATAATGAACTTTTGGCACGACTTTCTAGCTGTGATATATGTGCCAATCCAGATAAAAAAATGCCCTACAACGATCGCTCGACTATGAATAAGATCATGGAGTACATGGCAATGGGAAAACCCATTGTTCAGTTTGATCTTTTGGAAGGAAGGCGATCGGCCGAAGGAGCATCTGTTTATGCTAAAGGCAATGATGTGGTGGATTTTGCCGAGAATATTCTTGAACTTCTAGAGGATACTGAACGCCGACAAAAAATGGGAGAGCTAGGTAGACAAAGAATGGAGGATAAACTAGAGTGGCGACATCAAGTACCTAAGCTCTTAGAGGCTTATGAGAAAGCCTGGCAACATAAGTAG
- a CDS encoding nucleotide sugar dehydrogenase, producing the protein MKISIFGLGYVGAVTAACLARDGHEVIGVDVNPDKVDLIAKGESPIVEPGLSQLLIDGVAAKLITATTDTEAAVLASNISLISVGTPPIERGEPDLTYVWNVCKQIAKAASHKTESHVVVLRSTVPPGTLEKCQNLIDSITGNNSIHLAFNPEFLREGSAIKDYDQPPYTIIGTESPVAEAAVRQMYATVDAPFTVVKPSVAEMVKYVANCWHAAKVGFANEIGRVAKAFGVDGREVMNIIVQDTKLNISPVYMRPGFAYGGSCLPKDLSALLYHARNMDVPVPLLNALPTTNSVQVDLAAQQVLRLGVRQIAVLGLAFKPGTDDLRESPAVLLVKRLIGEGCQVKIYDPAVYEARLMGTNLAYIQSNLPHFEGLLVPNSQQALEGAELAVVTHATPEFHQVLLDAPKEMQILDLAGVFNQTSKELGYHGIAW; encoded by the coding sequence ATGAAAATTAGCATTTTTGGTTTGGGATATGTCGGTGCAGTAACAGCAGCTTGCTTAGCACGAGACGGACATGAAGTAATTGGCGTAGATGTAAATCCCGATAAAGTAGATTTGATCGCCAAAGGAGAGTCGCCCATTGTAGAGCCAGGGTTGAGTCAATTGCTGATTGATGGAGTTGCAGCTAAATTAATCACAGCTACTACAGATACTGAAGCGGCAGTGCTAGCATCAAATATTTCTCTGATTAGTGTTGGTACGCCTCCAATAGAGAGAGGAGAACCCGATCTTACTTATGTTTGGAATGTGTGCAAACAAATTGCCAAAGCAGCTAGCCATAAGACTGAAAGCCATGTAGTTGTTTTGCGTAGCACTGTTCCCCCAGGAACTTTAGAAAAGTGTCAGAATCTCATAGATAGTATTACAGGTAATAACTCTATACATCTGGCATTTAACCCAGAGTTTTTACGCGAAGGTTCGGCTATCAAAGATTACGATCAACCACCTTACACTATTATTGGTACTGAATCTCCTGTGGCAGAAGCAGCAGTACGACAGATGTATGCGACAGTAGATGCACCGTTCACTGTAGTCAAACCATCTGTGGCTGAAATGGTTAAATATGTAGCCAATTGCTGGCACGCAGCAAAAGTGGGCTTTGCTAATGAAATCGGACGAGTAGCCAAAGCTTTTGGTGTAGATGGACGGGAAGTAATGAACATCATTGTACAGGACACAAAGTTAAATATTTCCCCTGTGTACATGCGTCCTGGATTTGCCTACGGTGGTTCCTGTCTGCCCAAAGATTTGAGTGCTTTGCTTTACCACGCACGAAATATGGATGTACCAGTCCCTCTATTAAATGCCCTCCCAACCACTAACAGCGTTCAAGTCGATTTGGCTGCCCAGCAGGTATTACGCCTGGGAGTAAGACAGATTGCTGTTTTGGGATTGGCATTCAAACCAGGTACAGATGATTTAAGAGAAAGTCCCGCAGTACTGCTAGTCAAACGGTTGATTGGAGAAGGCTGCCAGGTAAAAATCTATGACCCGGCTGTGTATGAAGCTCGATTAATGGGAACCAACCTTGCTTATATACAGAGTAATCTCCCTCATTTTGAAGGTTTGCTAGTGCCAAATTCCCAGCAAGCTTTGGAGGGAGCAGAGCTTGCGGTAGTTACCCATGCTACACCAGAGTTTCACCAAGTACTACTTGATGCCCCGAAAGAAATGCAAATTTTGGATCTAGCCGGGGTCTTTAATCAAACATCTAAGGAGTTAGGTTATCATGGCATCGCATGGTAG
- a CDS encoding glycosyltransferase family 4 protein → MSNSNSLVDILTKDRPVLEKIQPIFPSKSLKIILLGPSLLQQGGISNYEKLFLEYAPSEVDICHIVTHEEGNIAIKVIVFLKAVWKFLWILQIEEVDIVQLEISQRGSILRQGIMTFLAWVFQKPIILHAHGSQFHIFYAGLAKWMQQLLSWVFCKCQRLIVLSESWKTFYIEHLGLKPEQVVVFYNPVKVPDEVPQRSLSELSEKINLLFLGRIGQRKGAFDLIKAFSLLPIEYKTRSSLIMAGDGEIEQASNLVKTLNLENYIKLPGWIGSDKRDILLTQADVFVLPSYNEGLPLAMLEAMAWELPVIVTPVGGIPEIVSQCENGLIVNPGNIEELSDAMKSLIENESLRLSLGTKARTSVIPLDIKKHWVDCMDLYYSVLN, encoded by the coding sequence ATGAGCAACTCTAATTCTTTGGTTGATATATTAACTAAGGATAGGCCGGTTCTTGAAAAAATACAGCCTATTTTTCCCTCTAAAAGTCTCAAGATTATCCTGTTAGGCCCTAGCTTACTCCAGCAGGGTGGCATTTCCAATTACGAAAAGCTTTTTTTAGAGTATGCTCCTTCTGAAGTCGATATATGTCATATTGTCACTCACGAAGAAGGCAATATAGCAATTAAGGTCATAGTTTTTTTAAAAGCTGTATGGAAGTTTCTGTGGATCTTACAAATAGAAGAAGTTGATATTGTTCAACTTGAAATTTCACAGCGCGGCAGTATTTTACGACAAGGAATTATGACATTTTTAGCTTGGGTCTTTCAGAAGCCTATAATCTTACATGCTCATGGTAGTCAATTTCATATTTTCTACGCTGGATTGGCGAAATGGATGCAGCAACTGCTAAGTTGGGTATTTTGCAAGTGTCAACGCTTAATTGTTTTATCAGAAAGTTGGAAAACTTTTTACATAGAACATCTTGGTCTTAAACCCGAGCAAGTTGTGGTTTTTTATAATCCAGTCAAAGTTCCTGATGAAGTCCCACAACGTTCATTATCTGAATTATCTGAAAAAATAAACTTACTTTTTTTAGGAAGAATTGGTCAACGGAAAGGAGCATTTGATTTGATAAAAGCCTTTTCTCTTTTGCCTATTGAATATAAAACAAGATCGAGTCTGATTATGGCGGGGGATGGAGAAATAGAACAAGCAAGCAATTTAGTTAAAACTCTAAATCTAGAAAATTATATAAAACTACCTGGCTGGATAGGGTCAGATAAACGTGATATTCTGTTAACTCAAGCAGATGTTTTTGTCTTGCCTTCTTACAATGAGGGTCTCCCATTAGCAATGCTTGAAGCAATGGCTTGGGAATTACCAGTCATAGTTACACCAGTAGGAGGTATCCCTGAGATAGTTAGTCAATGTGAAAATGGATTAATAGTTAATCCAGGAAATATTGAGGAATTATCAGATGCTATGAAGTCTTTAATTGAAAATGAGTCTTTGAGACTTTCTTTAGGAACGAAGGCGAGAACAAGTGTTATTCCTCTAGATATAAAAAAACATTGGGTTGATTGTATGGATTTATATTACTCAGTATTAAATTGA
- a CDS encoding O-antigen ligase family protein yields MKKLLIFAEQGFTVAALLMYSGAIFAVLLSGGAGQNESIEYDGSLIRIIFFLLYTVTFLLLVLRWKKTLYFLVLQKDLLLYSLIILTAVSITWSFAPSTTLKNSFTLINSSLFGVYFASRYSLKQQLNLLALTFGIVIVLSFVFALALPKYGIQSDLGSPKWRGVFTHKNGLGARMVTSSIIFFMLGYQTQRRSWLFWGGFSLSILLLILAASTSSLVNLLIIILAFFAFQIWRWSYRLMIPTLILMATISQSLYFWLSNDADVLFSSIGKDATLTGRTDLWPLVMDMIWKHPWLGYGYGGFWQGWDGESAYIWRIVGWMPGHPHNGYLALWLDLGLLGLGLFFLGFWRSYLQGLAWVRSSKTALDMWPIIHMTYIALASLTESSLLESNSLTWMLYVAACLSVRTTHKIKIKSLKNALRA; encoded by the coding sequence ATGAAAAAACTACTAATTTTTGCCGAACAGGGATTCACAGTTGCAGCCTTGCTGATGTATTCAGGGGCAATCTTTGCAGTCCTGCTGTCAGGAGGAGCAGGACAGAATGAATCGATAGAATATGATGGCTCCCTGATTCGGATTATTTTTTTCTTATTATACACAGTTACCTTCTTACTACTAGTTTTACGTTGGAAGAAAACTCTTTATTTCCTAGTCTTACAAAAAGACCTTCTTCTTTATTCTTTAATAATATTGACAGCTGTTTCTATTACTTGGTCTTTTGCACCGTCAACAACATTAAAAAATAGTTTTACCCTGATTAATTCAAGTTTATTTGGTGTTTATTTTGCTTCTCGATATAGTTTAAAACAACAATTAAATTTACTTGCTTTAACTTTTGGAATTGTTATAGTACTGAGTTTTGTTTTTGCTTTAGCCCTGCCTAAATACGGGATACAAAGCGATCTTGGTAGCCCAAAGTGGCGTGGAGTATTCACACACAAAAACGGACTTGGAGCTAGGATGGTGACTAGTAGTATAATATTTTTTATGCTTGGCTATCAAACTCAAAGACGTAGTTGGCTTTTCTGGGGTGGGTTTAGCTTATCAATATTACTTTTAATACTTGCCGCTTCTACCTCATCTCTAGTTAATCTATTAATTATAATATTGGCCTTTTTTGCTTTTCAAATTTGGCGTTGGTCATATAGATTAATGATACCAACCCTAATACTTATGGCAACCATCAGCCAAAGTTTATATTTTTGGTTGTCTAATGATGCTGATGTCCTATTTAGCTCGATTGGTAAAGATGCGACACTGACTGGTCGAACAGACTTATGGCCACTAGTAATGGATATGATTTGGAAACATCCTTGGCTTGGTTATGGTTATGGCGGATTCTGGCAAGGATGGGATGGTGAATCTGCCTATATTTGGCGTATAGTTGGATGGATGCCAGGCCATCCACACAACGGTTATCTAGCTCTTTGGCTTGATTTAGGGCTTTTAGGTTTAGGGTTATTCTTTTTAGGGTTTTGGCGCAGTTATCTGCAAGGATTAGCTTGGGTACGCAGTAGTAAAACAGCATTAGATATGTGGCCCATTATACACATGACATATATAGCTTTAGCTAGCCTTACAGAATCTTCTTTGCTGGAATCTAATAGTTTGACTTGGATGCTCTATGTGGCCGCATGTTTATCAGTGAGAACGACACATAAAATAAAAATAAAATCATTAAAAAATGCATTGAGAGCATAG
- a CDS encoding glycosyltransferase family 4 protein, with protein sequence MIKVALLHFCFEDYTIELANNLVKYVDLTLIHPEKVSKVCSNALDSNIRVISFQKPRIRDPRNLLSMSSMMRIIKDIEPDILHVQETNDPWYDWTLLLNKMPPLVTTIHDIFRHPGDNITVFGSEYSRRIGFYRSQQLIVHTHQLKKILIEQFRIPQERVNILPHGELGSLYQRRDGQNIQVREPYTLLFFGRILPYKGLKYLLEAMPLIAESIPEVKLIIAGRGENIRHYFPNGYDEKRYEIINDFIPLEEVGNLFQRSTVTVLPYIEASQSGVAALSYGMGTLVVASDVGGLSEIVQHKKDGLLVPPCDARSLADAIICLLNDRDLQKQMQTAALARCQQDLNWSNIAAQTAQIYQREINMQNKY encoded by the coding sequence ATGATTAAAGTTGCTCTATTACATTTTTGCTTTGAAGATTACACGATAGAATTAGCAAATAATCTAGTTAAATATGTTGATTTAACGCTAATTCATCCAGAAAAAGTCTCCAAAGTCTGTAGCAATGCTCTTGATTCCAATATTCGTGTCATTAGCTTTCAAAAACCACGGATTCGTGACCCGCGCAACCTATTGTCTATGAGCAGTATGATGCGGATCATTAAAGATATAGAGCCAGATATTTTGCATGTACAAGAAACTAACGATCCTTGGTACGACTGGACTTTGTTGCTTAACAAGATGCCACCATTGGTGACAACTATCCATGATATATTTCGTCACCCAGGAGATAATATAACTGTATTTGGTTCCGAGTATAGCAGACGTATTGGCTTTTACCGTTCCCAACAATTGATTGTTCATACTCATCAACTCAAAAAAATTCTCATTGAACAATTTCGTATACCTCAAGAGCGAGTCAATATTCTACCTCATGGAGAACTTGGTAGTTTGTATCAGCGTCGCGATGGTCAAAATATTCAAGTCCGTGAACCATATACTTTGCTATTCTTTGGCCGTATATTGCCTTATAAGGGATTGAAATATTTGCTTGAGGCTATGCCATTAATTGCTGAATCCATACCTGAAGTCAAGCTGATTATTGCTGGAAGAGGAGAAAACATAAGGCACTATTTCCCTAATGGTTATGATGAAAAACGCTATGAGATTATCAATGATTTTATCCCCCTTGAAGAAGTAGGTAATCTGTTTCAACGCAGCACAGTAACAGTTCTGCCATACATCGAAGCATCTCAAAGTGGTGTCGCAGCGTTATCTTATGGAATGGGAACGCTGGTTGTAGCTTCTGATGTGGGGGGATTGAGTGAGATAGTTCAGCATAAAAAAGATGGGCTGTTAGTTCCACCGTGTGATGCTCGCTCACTAGCTGATGCGATAATTTGTTTGCTAAACGATCGCGACTTGCAAAAACAGATGCAAACTGCGGCACTTGCTCGTTGCCAACAAGATTTAAATTGGTCAAATATTGCCGCTCAAACAGCCCAAATTTATCAAAGAGAAATAAATATGCAAAATAAATATTAG
- a CDS encoding oligosaccharide flippase family protein, protein MVEKYKFISNSISMIVNRLAQSITAFVLTSAIARTLGAEALGQYLLAYSYYFIFVGIASQGLKTLFTRELAREPERTPVYLMSGTWLQLIFSFFSYGALVIVVFLLPYSSKTSTICYIMGLTIIPFALSNITEAVFQAQEKMHLIAIATVPVYILRIIIMIWAMRLKYGIEYLGWILCFSETLILVIEWIFITRFVKIQWQVDGKFIFHTLKIARTFFAIEAIAVVSGRIQILILSLLGNEFLVGLFGGIAQLLQPFLIIANSTTLAMFPRLSKAVAQGREQQRRIAENMIEILLMMALPLFLGLLFFGKDLLVFVYDPSFAQANLALSLSAASLILLPFIRSLSYLLVANGFEIVNLREVVITTTLGSLIGVALVSQYQLLGAAFMALLMTIIGFIQYIYFTYTRLFSLNLWRIICRPLIISFLMVPIFILLQKISLNFIFTLLIATGVYSLFMIYLGIRAFGGFRFLWMKFLRES, encoded by the coding sequence ATGGTAGAAAAGTATAAATTCATAAGTAATTCTATCTCAATGATAGTTAATCGATTAGCACAAAGCATTACAGCTTTCGTACTAACCTCTGCCATTGCTCGTACTCTGGGAGCCGAAGCCTTAGGACAGTATCTACTAGCGTATAGTTACTACTTCATATTTGTGGGCATTGCTTCACAAGGTCTAAAGACATTGTTTACTAGAGAACTAGCCCGTGAGCCAGAAAGAACACCAGTTTATTTAATGAGTGGTACCTGGCTGCAATTAATATTTAGTTTCTTCAGTTATGGGGCGTTAGTGATTGTAGTTTTTTTACTTCCCTATAGTTCCAAAACATCGACTATTTGCTACATCATGGGCTTGACAATCATTCCTTTTGCACTTTCTAACATCACGGAGGCGGTTTTTCAAGCCCAAGAAAAGATGCATTTGATTGCCATCGCTACAGTCCCGGTTTATATCCTACGCATCATAATAATGATCTGGGCGATGCGACTAAAATACGGAATTGAATATCTAGGGTGGATTTTATGTTTTTCAGAAACACTAATTTTGGTCATTGAATGGATTTTTATCACACGTTTCGTCAAAATACAATGGCAGGTTGATGGTAAGTTTATATTTCATACACTCAAAATTGCACGTACATTTTTTGCTATTGAAGCAATAGCTGTAGTTAGTGGTAGAATTCAAATTTTGATTCTTTCCTTATTAGGAAATGAGTTCTTAGTAGGGCTATTTGGTGGGATAGCACAATTGCTACAACCATTTTTAATTATTGCGAATAGTACAACTCTAGCAATGTTCCCTAGACTTTCAAAAGCCGTAGCTCAAGGACGCGAGCAGCAGAGGCGGATCGCTGAGAACATGATTGAAATCCTATTAATGATGGCATTACCATTATTTCTTGGGCTGTTATTTTTTGGCAAAGATTTACTAGTTTTTGTTTACGATCCTAGCTTTGCTCAGGCAAATTTAGCTCTTAGCTTAAGTGCTGCATCATTGATTTTATTGCCCTTTATACGCTCATTATCCTATCTACTTGTAGCTAATGGTTTCGAGATAGTGAACCTGCGTGAAGTAGTTATTACCACTACATTAGGAAGTTTAATTGGTGTGGCATTAGTTTCACAATATCAGTTACTAGGTGCAGCTTTCATGGCATTATTAATGACTATTATTGGTTTTATCCAGTATATTTACTTCACTTATACTCGCTTATTCTCATTAAATTTATGGCGAATTATATGTCGACCCTTAATCATAAGCTTTTTAATGGTACCTATATTTATCTTATTGCAAAAAATTAGCTTAAATTTTATATTCACTTTACTTATAGCAACTGGTGTATATAGTTTATTTATGATTTATCTAGGTATTCGTGCGTTTGGTGGATTTCGTTTTTTGTGGATGAAATTTTTAAGAGAATCGTAA
- a CDS encoding sugar transferase: protein MSNQSITTNKFSEVPLDLRASSFVRVRKGSWWLRLTTLFLVDYTLLSLAWILAGYQSSYNNFTWYIPSNYLPILITIGIQIGSLAVEGIYREGQKRYDYFNIIKSLTFAHGLILLVCFLYKPVVDITRPKLILFSWFLSIFFICSGRYAVNLTLEYLRKQKKIVRSSVFIICDSQDREQIASFIKKEKHYIVSGTANASSLDRYQRQKTLSQLNELGVTEVFISWDALKNRMFLCWLFQASGIQVHILPMELKPIYRNVEFSKIGGMPCLNLDCPIITGKDFWIKRSCDFCFATLFVMFLFPIYVAIAIAIKLDSPGTVFYRQTRIGLHGQQFKVWKFRTMRSDAEKLQKELEALNETKDGIIFKIKDDPRITRVGKFLRRYSLDELPQLFNVILGEMSIVGPRPLPTRDVDKFSEHHFIRHEVLPGITGLWQVSGRSDIVDFEQVINLDLNYIENWSLGLDFEILLKTVMVVLKKEGAY from the coding sequence ATGAGTAATCAAAGCATTACAACAAATAAATTCAGTGAAGTACCTTTGGATTTACGCGCATCTTCATTTGTCAGAGTCCGCAAGGGTTCCTGGTGGTTGAGATTAACAACATTGTTTTTAGTAGACTATACTCTTTTATCCTTAGCATGGATTTTAGCCGGATATCAGTCTTCTTATAATAATTTTACTTGGTATATACCGAGTAATTATTTACCTATTTTAATAACTATTGGCATTCAAATAGGCTCGTTAGCTGTCGAAGGTATTTATCGAGAAGGTCAAAAACGCTATGACTATTTTAATATTATAAAATCGCTGACTTTTGCTCATGGATTAATACTCCTAGTTTGTTTTTTGTACAAACCAGTAGTTGATATTACACGTCCAAAATTAATATTATTCTCTTGGTTCCTAAGCATATTTTTTATTTGTAGCGGTAGATATGCTGTGAATCTTACTCTTGAATATCTGCGGAAGCAGAAAAAAATAGTTCGTTCTTCTGTTTTCATTATTTGTGATTCTCAAGATCGCGAGCAAATTGCTAGCTTTATAAAAAAAGAGAAGCATTATATTGTATCTGGAACAGCTAATGCTAGCTCATTAGACAGATATCAACGTCAAAAAACATTGAGTCAACTTAATGAATTGGGTGTAACAGAAGTTTTTATCTCTTGGGATGCTCTAAAAAATAGAATGTTTTTATGCTGGTTATTTCAAGCCTCTGGCATCCAAGTCCATATTTTACCGATGGAATTAAAACCAATTTATAGAAATGTAGAATTTAGTAAAATAGGAGGAATGCCTTGTCTAAATTTAGATTGCCCGATAATTACAGGTAAAGATTTTTGGATAAAGCGCAGTTGTGATTTCTGTTTTGCAACTTTGTTTGTAATGTTTTTATTCCCTATTTATGTAGCTATAGCTATAGCTATCAAACTGGACTCTCCTGGCACAGTATTTTATAGGCAAACTCGTATAGGCTTACATGGGCAACAGTTTAAAGTATGGAAATTTCGAACTATGAGGTCTGATGCAGAAAAATTGCAGAAAGAACTAGAAGCTTTAAATGAAACGAAAGATGGAATTATCTTTAAAATTAAAGACGACCCTCGGATTACCCGTGTTGGAAAATTTCTCCGTCGTTACAGCTTAGACGAATTACCCCAACTTTTTAACGTTATCCTTGGAGAAATGAGCATAGTCGGCCCTCGCCCTTTACCTACTAGAGACGTAGATAAGTTTTCTGAACATCATTTTATTCGGCATGAAGTTTTACCTGGCATTACAGGTCTTTGGCAAGTCTCAGGTCGCTCAGATATTGTAGATTTTGAACAAGTTATAAATCTCGACCTGAACTACATTGAAAATTGGTCGCTTGGTTTAGACTTTGAAATTCTGCTCAAAACAGTTATGGTGGTTTTGAAAAAAGAAGGTGCTTACTAA